One region of Bacterioplanoides sp. SCSIO 12839 genomic DNA includes:
- a CDS encoding ABC transporter ATP-binding protein: MSNNHNGEVIFSAQNVGVSYKQRVGTFKSRKDWVLRDFNLEIRKGESLAIIGRNGAGKSTLMRLIAGIIDSCEGRITNHARSASLLSLQAGFIPDLSGRENILLSAVLLGLSRTEVAAKEQDIIDYADLENHIDKPVSTYSSGMKARLGFSVAKYANSDMLLIDEVLGVGDDEFKAKSSAAIREMVKSDRTIVFVSHSAIAVKSLCNRAAWLEHGRIVDIGEPERVIDNYRKYNTICRAIAEAKGIPESQVRAEGKKNDPFAVIEDFDKALTAEMRNDQSKKMLLR, encoded by the coding sequence ATGTCGAACAATCACAATGGTGAGGTTATTTTCTCTGCCCAAAATGTCGGCGTTTCATATAAGCAAAGAGTAGGGACATTCAAGAGCAGAAAGGATTGGGTTTTAAGAGATTTTAACCTCGAAATACGTAAAGGTGAGAGCCTGGCTATTATCGGTCGAAACGGTGCTGGTAAGAGTACCCTAATGCGGTTGATAGCCGGAATTATTGATTCTTGTGAAGGTCGTATTACTAATCATGCGAGGTCTGCATCTTTGTTGTCCTTGCAAGCCGGTTTTATTCCAGATCTGAGTGGCCGTGAAAATATTCTCTTGAGTGCTGTGCTGCTTGGTCTTAGCAGGACAGAGGTAGCGGCCAAAGAACAAGATATTATTGATTATGCTGACTTGGAAAATCATATAGATAAACCAGTTTCAACATACTCTTCAGGAATGAAAGCCAGGTTAGGTTTTTCAGTCGCGAAATATGCAAACTCAGACATGTTGCTTATTGATGAGGTACTTGGTGTTGGTGATGACGAATTTAAGGCCAAGTCGTCTGCCGCTATTCGTGAAATGGTAAAATCTGATCGTACAATCGTTTTTGTATCTCATAGTGCTATAGCTGTTAAATCACTATGTAATCGTGCAGCCTGGTTAGAACACGGAAGAATAGTGGATATTGGGGAGCCTGAGCGCGTTATCGATAATTATCGTAAATATAATACGATATGCAGAGCTATCGCTGAGGCTAAAGGAATTCCTGAGTCCCAAGTACGTGCAGAAGGTAAGAAAAATGACCCCTTTGCCGTAATAGAAGACTTTGACAAAGCATTAACTGCTGAGATGAGAAATGATCAATCAAAGAAGATGCTACTAAGGTGA
- a CDS encoding sulfotransferase family protein: MKQGQILVVGMHRSGTSALTHLLSNMGANFGDLKDSIGANKENPKGFWERRDVRRLNDQILHALGCEWDTLTHFNLDSLSSDVRASFLQGAKEITGNLSLAGTSFVIKDPRVCLLLPLWLDALDNPLIVYIHRSPLEIAKSLSARNDFDLEFGLTLWEVYASHALATLGSVPSIFIDYKDLLNNELQQAQRLEEFFIEFGANDLGIPNPEELKGTVEASLRNQISSGNEDLMSSNQIALCKYINTLCEGATIQPDIKAVVPSMSDRDEGLLNLKKYSRVKFKYDELQSYKTSLKQRFNELEQHHLNTREKFKMQISELRDVNAELRYEKTLVSHLDPIARWIGKSKVIALFVKCLAPLSFNGHVQKLIGYHRELFELYSER, encoded by the coding sequence GTGAAACAAGGACAAATACTCGTAGTAGGTATGCATCGTTCAGGAACCTCGGCTCTGACCCACTTGTTATCTAATATGGGAGCTAACTTTGGTGACCTGAAGGATAGTATCGGAGCCAATAAAGAGAATCCCAAAGGTTTTTGGGAACGAAGGGATGTACGCAGGTTAAATGACCAGATTCTGCATGCTCTGGGGTGCGAGTGGGATACCTTAACGCACTTTAACCTTGATAGTTTATCCAGCGATGTTCGTGCCAGCTTTCTTCAGGGAGCGAAAGAAATAACTGGCAACTTATCTCTGGCCGGAACAAGTTTTGTAATTAAAGACCCTAGAGTATGCTTGCTTTTACCCTTATGGTTAGATGCACTTGATAACCCACTTATTGTATATATTCATCGATCTCCCTTAGAAATTGCCAAGAGTCTTAGTGCCAGAAATGATTTTGACCTGGAATTCGGGCTTACTCTGTGGGAGGTGTACGCCTCACACGCGCTGGCAACTTTAGGTTCTGTGCCTAGTATCTTTATTGATTATAAAGATTTACTGAATAACGAGCTGCAGCAAGCTCAACGCCTGGAAGAATTTTTTATTGAGTTTGGTGCAAATGATTTAGGTATTCCTAATCCTGAAGAACTGAAGGGTACCGTTGAGGCTTCACTCAGAAATCAAATTTCAAGCGGTAATGAAGACTTAATGAGCTCAAATCAAATCGCATTATGTAAATACATAAATACGTTATGTGAAGGCGCGACTATCCAACCTGATATTAAAGCTGTAGTACCTTCTATGTCTGATAGAGATGAAGGTTTGCTTAATCTAAAGAAATATTCAAGAGTTAAATTTAAATACGACGAACTTCAAAGTTACAAAACCAGTCTTAAGCAGCGTTTTAACGAGTTAGAACAACATCATTTAAATACGCGTGAAAAATTTAAAATGCAAATATCTGAGCTTCGTGATGTTAATGCTGAGCTTCGTTATGAAAAAACACTGGTTTCCCACCTTGACCCTATTGCTCGCTGGATTGGAAAGTCGAAGGTTATTGCACTTTTCGTGAAGTGCTTAGCACCTTTATCATTTAATGGCCATGTTCAGAAACTAATTGGTTATCATCGTGAATTGTTCGAACTGTATTCAGAGCGGTAA
- a CDS encoding polymer-forming cytoskeletal protein has translation MFSSKDKGASTHYDTLISAKTEIVGDVKFTGGLHVDGLIKGNLLADAGSDAVVRISDKGRVEGQINAPNVIINGNVVGDVHAGKYIELAKKAQVNGDVYYQAMEMVLGAQVNGKLNHQVKGSQPKKAVEIAKEQSGADVSN, from the coding sequence ATGTTCAGCAGTAAAGATAAGGGTGCCAGCACCCACTATGACACCCTGATTTCTGCCAAAACCGAAATTGTTGGTGACGTGAAGTTCACCGGTGGCCTGCACGTTGATGGCCTGATCAAAGGCAATCTGCTGGCGGATGCTGGCAGCGATGCAGTGGTTCGTATCAGTGATAAAGGCCGGGTCGAAGGTCAGATTAACGCGCCGAATGTCATCATTAACGGCAATGTTGTGGGTGATGTACACGCCGGAAAATACATCGAGCTGGCGAAGAAGGCTCAGGTGAACGGTGATGTGTATTATCAGGCGATGGAGATGGTACTGGGTGCTCAGGTGAACGGTAAGCTGAACCATCAGGTAAAAGGCAGTCAGCCGAAAAAAGCGGTCGAGATCGCTAAAGAACAGTCTGGTGCAGATGTAAGCAACTAA
- a CDS encoding ABC transporter permease, whose amino-acid sequence MNNKSTYREFLLIRSIAELKADVRRSFLGVLWWFLEPVIYMTVFYVVFGLGLRQGDSGFVVFLLTGLIFWRWFDASVKQCSSSIVSFRGLIGQVYLPKVLLPMVPFLANSFRFLIVLTMLAVVLVGSSMASLETWWWSLPLIICQALLTLSIGFFLAALIPLIPDLKRFVDYGMTLLFFMSAIFYRIEHIDPEKYFYFMFNPMAFFIESQRMVLIRGEQPDTQFLIAYGVLSLILMAMSVAVLKRFDKVYPKLV is encoded by the coding sequence TTGAATAACAAAAGTACTTATCGAGAATTTTTACTGATTCGCTCAATAGCTGAATTAAAAGCAGATGTAAGACGTTCTTTTTTAGGCGTTTTATGGTGGTTTTTAGAGCCAGTTATTTATATGACGGTATTTTACGTTGTATTTGGCTTGGGGTTACGCCAGGGCGACAGTGGATTTGTAGTTTTTTTATTAACCGGTTTGATTTTCTGGCGCTGGTTTGATGCATCAGTGAAGCAATGTAGCAGTTCCATCGTAAGTTTCAGAGGGTTAATAGGGCAGGTATATTTACCTAAGGTTTTGTTACCTATGGTGCCTTTCTTAGCAAATAGTTTTCGATTCCTTATTGTTTTGACTATGCTTGCCGTGGTTCTTGTGGGCTCGAGTATGGCAAGCCTCGAGACTTGGTGGTGGTCTTTGCCACTTATTATCTGCCAAGCCCTATTAACATTATCTATTGGTTTTTTTCTTGCTGCTCTGATCCCCCTTATTCCTGATCTTAAGCGTTTTGTTGATTACGGCATGACATTGTTGTTCTTTATGTCCGCGATCTTTTATCGTATAGAACATATAGATCCTGAAAAATATTTTTATTTCATGTTTAACCCTATGGCTTTTTTTATTGAAAGCCAACGCATGGTGTTAATTCGCGGAGAGCAACCAGACACACAATTTCTGATTGCTTACGGGGTTTTATCTCTAATACTGATGGCCATGTCTGTCGCTGTTTTGAAGCGTTTTGATAAAGTCTATCCCAAGCTGGTTTAG
- a CDS encoding peptidoglycan DD-metalloendopeptidase family protein, with amino-acid sequence MALPGRLQYFPISHLAGALGLFLLVLFVVFWPSDSPQHDQEHSQTSHQQQTRIVIDIPEKKPEVAPKPQEVWSEAEVRPGENLSLLFDRFKLSAVDVLEIAAAAPKQALRLQPKQKLRWVSSGDNRIQKFEMVLSPLARHSLVRDAQGKLQYELVERNADYRPRFASATINNSLFYDGGKAGVPEQVLIELAGIYGWDIDFALDIRQGDTFSLIYEEIYLDGEKIGNGDILIARFENRGRELTAIRYEDNKGNANYYTPKGLSMRKEFLRNPIDFARISSRFNLRRKHPVLNKIRAHKGTDYAAARGTPIKAAGDGKVTFAGRKGGFGNCVIIQHGARYQTLYAHLSKFGRGVRKGRRVKQSQIIGYVGSTGLATGPHLHYEFRVDGVHRDSLRIKLPQAQSISKKQKADFLKQSANLVEWLESHAEQQAKQASLAARGDSQ; translated from the coding sequence ATGGCTCTGCCCGGACGTTTGCAGTATTTCCCGATAAGCCACCTTGCCGGGGCATTGGGCTTATTTCTATTAGTGTTGTTTGTGGTTTTCTGGCCCAGCGATTCACCACAACACGATCAGGAACACTCCCAGACATCTCACCAGCAACAAACCCGAATTGTGATCGATATACCGGAGAAAAAACCGGAAGTCGCTCCTAAACCTCAGGAAGTCTGGTCCGAAGCCGAAGTACGCCCGGGTGAAAACCTGTCTCTACTATTTGACCGTTTTAAGCTGAGTGCGGTAGACGTACTGGAAATTGCTGCTGCCGCGCCGAAACAAGCGTTACGCCTGCAACCCAAACAAAAGCTGCGCTGGGTAAGCTCTGGCGACAACCGTATTCAGAAGTTTGAGATGGTGCTCTCTCCACTCGCCCGCCACAGCCTGGTGCGTGATGCCCAAGGCAAACTGCAATACGAACTGGTTGAGCGCAATGCCGACTACCGCCCACGGTTTGCCAGCGCGACGATCAACAACTCGCTGTTTTATGACGGCGGTAAAGCCGGTGTACCCGAGCAGGTATTAATTGAATTGGCCGGTATCTACGGCTGGGACATCGACTTTGCTCTGGATATTCGCCAGGGCGATACCTTCAGCCTAATTTACGAAGAGATCTATCTTGATGGTGAAAAAATTGGTAACGGCGACATTCTGATTGCCCGCTTCGAGAATCGTGGCCGCGAACTGACCGCCATCCGTTATGAAGACAACAAAGGCAACGCCAATTACTACACCCCGAAAGGCCTGAGTATGCGCAAAGAATTTTTGCGTAACCCCATCGACTTTGCCCGCATCAGCTCACGCTTTAATCTGCGTCGTAAACATCCGGTATTAAATAAGATTCGCGCCCACAAAGGCACCGACTACGCTGCGGCACGAGGCACCCCCATCAAAGCCGCTGGTGACGGCAAGGTAACCTTTGCCGGACGTAAAGGTGGTTTTGGTAATTGTGTGATTATTCAACATGGTGCTCGTTATCAGACTCTGTATGCACACCTGAGTAAATTTGGCCGTGGTGTACGTAAAGGTCGCCGGGTCAAACAAAGTCAGATTATTGGTTATGTTGGCAGCACCGGATTAGCCACCGGGCCACACCTGCATTATGAATTCCGGGTGGATGGTGTACACCGGGATTCTCTGCGAATCAAACTGCCCCAGGCACAATCTATCTCGAAAAAACAAAAAGCGGACTTCCTGAAGCAGTCGGCTAATCTGGTGGAATGGCTTGAAAGCCATGCTGAGCAGCAGGCGAAGCAGGCCTCTTTGGCAGCACGCGGAGACAGTCAGTGA
- the erpA gene encoding iron-sulfur cluster insertion protein ErpA, producing the protein MSAVQQANPFDLSSAAEEKIRELLLEEADDELCLRVFVTGGGCSGFQYGFTFDDEKAEDDYFVNADGVRVLVDSLSYGYLVGSVLDYKEGLEGSRFTVDNPSATSTCGCGSSFSI; encoded by the coding sequence ATGAGCGCCGTGCAACAAGCCAACCCATTTGACCTGAGTTCTGCTGCGGAAGAAAAAATCCGTGAGCTGCTGCTGGAAGAAGCAGACGATGAGCTGTGTCTGCGGGTCTTTGTTACCGGTGGTGGTTGCTCCGGATTTCAGTATGGCTTCACCTTTGATGATGAAAAAGCAGAAGATGATTATTTCGTGAACGCCGACGGTGTTCGTGTATTAGTCGATTCTCTCAGCTACGGATATCTGGTAGGGTCTGTACTTGACTATAAAGAAGGTTTGGAAGGCTCACGGTTTACCGTTGATAACCCTTCCGCTACATCCACTTGCGGCTGTGGTTCTTCATTCTCCATCTGA
- a CDS encoding DsrE family protein: MTIKHFVIRSSLTRLLTPVLSVSLFLSAAVAAEPSADTDTGTEMQKKEMMKGKVPMLQTAAPQKATPQKLQALVQLHTADELRSLLSRAEQIANGKAEYSTADPIALVLHGSEIEIFKRSNYRDNKELVDLAARLDAFNVVDLKVCTRWMGEHNLDEGDLPPFLEAVPFGGDEVIRLDSEGYAYF; this comes from the coding sequence ATGACCATCAAACATTTTGTTATTCGTTCGTCTCTGACGCGACTGCTTACTCCTGTTTTGTCTGTTTCTTTATTTCTGTCGGCAGCGGTTGCGGCTGAGCCTAGTGCTGATACTGATACTGGCACCGAGATGCAGAAAAAAGAAATGATGAAAGGCAAAGTGCCGATGCTGCAAACCGCAGCGCCACAAAAAGCCACGCCACAAAAACTTCAGGCACTGGTTCAGCTGCACACCGCTGATGAGCTGCGTTCTTTATTGTCACGCGCCGAACAAATTGCCAATGGCAAAGCCGAATACAGCACCGCAGACCCAATTGCACTGGTGTTGCATGGCTCTGAAATTGAAATCTTCAAACGCAGCAACTACCGCGACAACAAAGAGCTGGTGGATCTGGCCGCACGCTTAGATGCGTTTAACGTCGTGGATTTGAAAGTCTGCACTCGCTGGATGGGTGAGCACAATCTGGATGAAGGTGATTTACCGCCTTTCCTGGAAGCCGTCCCGTTTGGTGGTGATGAAGTGATTCGCTTAGATAGCGAAGGTTATGCTTACTTCTAA
- a CDS encoding DUF6776 family protein translates to MAVVKGSQQDQLVIRHYKPWQRFRQWLYTLILLLAIGAGGYFAGIYNSAASIKELTSLRQALETELLGSEHEITRLTQRVGVLEKGGEVDRKATEGIRQTVKELKAHISTLEEEVAFYKGIMAPSANDKGLRISKITITPGEQAGQFNYSIMLTQVADNSSYIAGLAAVNFVGQQGSEKVILPLRDLDKGITDLGVKFRFRYFQEVKGTLTLPPQFNPEQVQVVLQSTGNKAQRVEESIEWPETGEA, encoded by the coding sequence ATGGCAGTGGTTAAAGGCAGCCAGCAGGATCAGTTAGTAATCCGACATTACAAACCCTGGCAGCGTTTTCGTCAGTGGCTGTATACCCTGATTCTGTTACTGGCCATTGGTGCTGGTGGTTATTTCGCCGGTATATACAACAGTGCGGCCAGCATCAAAGAGCTGACGTCGTTGCGCCAGGCGTTGGAGACAGAGCTACTGGGGAGTGAGCATGAAATTACTCGTTTAACCCAGCGTGTTGGAGTGCTGGAAAAAGGCGGAGAAGTTGATCGCAAAGCCACTGAGGGTATTCGCCAGACTGTCAAAGAGCTGAAAGCCCATATCTCGACATTGGAAGAAGAGGTTGCGTTTTATAAAGGCATTATGGCGCCGAGTGCTAACGATAAGGGCCTGAGAATCAGCAAGATTACGATTACCCCAGGCGAGCAAGCGGGGCAGTTTAACTATTCCATTATGCTGACCCAGGTCGCGGACAACAGCAGTTATATCGCCGGTTTGGCGGCGGTGAACTTTGTTGGCCAGCAGGGTAGTGAAAAAGTCATTCTGCCTCTGCGTGATCTGGACAAGGGTATCACTGATCTTGGGGTGAAATTCCGCTTCCGTTACTTCCAGGAAGTCAAAGGCACACTGACCTTACCCCCACAATTTAATCCTGAGCAGGTTCAGGTGGTATTACAGTCCACCGGTAATAAAGCTCAGCGCGTAGAAGAATCCATCGAATGGCCCGAAACAGGAGAGGCATAA
- a CDS encoding glycosyltransferase has product MSKKVDILIPVFNGLTYVVDCVESVLRYTDSSLYHLWLLDDCSDAKTNGYLQGIADQYDHVTLVVNDENQGFVKNCNIGFSKGRLEWCLLLNSDVIVTPKWLDSMLKCGESDEKIAGVNPLTNHASQINVPMYAGASFLAVNDYFSNTQNISYPDIVTGVGFCLMLRRSVINKLSLFDEIYGKGYCEESDLCMRLTTQGHRVVVAPSVYVYHKGGGTFTDRGERYKKNRKIFDQRWANDYQEQFKVFHQLNPLQKYRDAMESGSRWDPIFGLRQAYRNVRAQLQHRNYLNSIKACIRASYDIANTRALVYRDSDYRKFGQEGKLRVTYVLHNVTVAGGVLSVIQLVNQLIHQGVDAKIVALREYPEIYNWQLLTRPIIYKNVEELIKYFPESDIAVATHWTTASWVNKVVESKKSKKSAYFLQDYEPWFFPENKKSERSEVQKTYELVGNKIVKSNWLSGMLKTDGYETQKIRLGMNLEVFYPREVERSDKIRILSMARPRTPRRGYEDLLAALKILWKEVDKNNVEIVFFGEDGLKISDDFPVTDVGVISSQDALAKLYSSCDIYIDSSVFQGFGRPALEAMACGAACVVTNVGGVNEYAVNGENCLAIEPSNPQMMAESVKKLVEDKDLREQFVTQGLETAKSFCHRREGRETYEYFKEIAGKA; this is encoded by the coding sequence TTGAGTAAAAAAGTAGATATATTAATACCGGTTTTTAATGGCTTAACCTACGTTGTCGACTGTGTTGAAAGCGTACTCCGTTATACTGACTCCTCTCTGTACCACCTGTGGTTACTCGATGATTGCAGTGACGCAAAAACCAATGGTTATTTGCAAGGAATAGCGGATCAGTATGATCATGTAACTCTTGTCGTAAATGATGAAAATCAGGGCTTTGTAAAAAACTGCAATATTGGTTTCAGCAAAGGTCGGCTCGAGTGGTGTTTGCTGCTCAACAGCGATGTTATCGTTACACCTAAGTGGTTAGACAGTATGCTTAAGTGTGGCGAATCAGATGAGAAAATCGCAGGTGTAAACCCTTTAACCAATCATGCATCACAAATAAATGTCCCGATGTATGCAGGTGCTAGCTTCCTGGCAGTTAATGATTATTTTTCTAATACTCAGAATATCTCATACCCCGACATTGTCACCGGTGTTGGTTTCTGTTTGATGTTGCGTCGTTCTGTAATTAACAAACTTTCACTGTTTGATGAAATATACGGTAAGGGATATTGTGAGGAGTCTGACCTCTGTATGCGCCTCACTACTCAGGGACACAGAGTAGTTGTAGCTCCTTCAGTGTATGTATATCACAAAGGTGGAGGTACCTTTACCGATCGTGGTGAGCGCTACAAGAAAAATCGAAAAATTTTTGATCAACGTTGGGCGAATGACTATCAAGAGCAGTTCAAGGTCTTTCATCAGTTAAACCCATTGCAGAAATACCGTGATGCAATGGAATCAGGATCTCGATGGGACCCGATATTTGGCCTGCGCCAAGCTTACAGAAATGTACGTGCTCAACTTCAACACCGAAATTATCTTAACAGCATTAAAGCTTGTATTCGTGCTAGTTATGATATCGCTAATACACGAGCCTTGGTATACAGGGATTCGGATTATCGTAAGTTCGGGCAAGAGGGAAAATTACGAGTCACTTATGTTTTGCATAATGTAACTGTTGCTGGTGGGGTTTTATCCGTAATTCAATTGGTTAACCAATTAATACATCAGGGTGTTGATGCGAAGATTGTTGCACTCCGAGAATATCCAGAAATATATAATTGGCAGCTGCTGACACGCCCTATTATTTACAAGAATGTAGAAGAGTTGATTAAGTACTTCCCAGAGAGTGATATTGCTGTAGCTACTCACTGGACTACAGCATCATGGGTAAACAAAGTTGTAGAATCTAAAAAAAGCAAAAAGTCAGCTTATTTCTTACAAGATTATGAACCGTGGTTCTTTCCGGAAAATAAAAAGAGTGAGCGTTCAGAAGTTCAAAAAACATATGAATTAGTCGGAAATAAAATCGTCAAATCTAACTGGCTATCAGGTATGTTAAAGACGGACGGCTATGAAACTCAAAAGATTCGTTTAGGAATGAATCTGGAAGTTTTTTATCCTCGTGAAGTTGAACGCTCAGATAAAATTCGAATTTTATCCATGGCCAGGCCTAGAACTCCGCGACGCGGATATGAAGACTTGCTGGCAGCGCTAAAAATATTGTGGAAGGAGGTGGATAAAAATAATGTTGAAATTGTCTTTTTTGGTGAAGATGGCCTGAAAATTAGTGATGATTTCCCTGTTACTGATGTAGGTGTAATTAGTAGTCAGGATGCTTTAGCAAAGCTCTATAGTAGCTGTGATATTTATATCGATAGCTCAGTCTTTCAAGGATTTGGCAGACCCGCACTTGAAGCGATGGCTTGTGGTGCTGCTTGTGTAGTGACCAACGTCGGTGGGGTTAATGAGTACGCAGTAAACGGGGAAAACTGTTTAGCTATTGAACCTTCAAATCCACAGATGATGGCGGAATCAGTTAAAAAGCTTGTCGAAGATAAAGACCTTCGAGAGCAGTTTGTGACACAGGGGCTTGAAACAGCGAAGTCGTTTTGTCATCGACGAGAGGGGCGCGAGACTTATGAGTACTTCAAAGAGATTGCAGGGAAAGCATGA
- a CDS encoding anhydro-N-acetylmuramic acid kinase encodes MSLFIGLMSGTSADGMDAALVECLPHQPARLIHAIGLDYEPAFSNQLRELAITAQASVEELALLDRAIAKISVQAVNQLLAEAGKQPADICAIGSHGHTLRHKALRQQKLEEGFSWQVGDPSWIAEHSGICCIADFRRRDIAAGGQGAPLVPAFHQECLSDSASPRMVLNIGGIANLTVLGEQLAGFDCGPGNALMDEWCQLQWQQPQDFNGERAATGAVIPALLEQWQQQGEIHTYLQQPPPKSTGRELFNLDHLAINTGNHHEGHYHPEDVLATLSQLTANTIADAVRRFGHADGDILVCGGGVHNPDLMQRIRAALPGHTIDSSAVAGIDPDWMEAMAFAWLAYRTLNQLPGNAPKVTGAQGFRILGGIYPA; translated from the coding sequence GTGAGCTTGTTTATTGGCCTGATGTCGGGCACCAGTGCTGATGGCATGGATGCCGCACTGGTTGAGTGTTTACCCCATCAACCCGCCAGACTGATTCATGCCATCGGGCTTGATTATGAACCCGCTTTCTCAAACCAATTACGTGAACTGGCCATCACCGCACAAGCAAGTGTTGAGGAACTGGCATTGCTCGACAGGGCGATCGCTAAAATCAGTGTACAAGCCGTCAATCAGCTGCTGGCTGAAGCCGGCAAACAGCCCGCTGATATTTGTGCCATCGGCAGCCATGGACACACCTTGCGCCACAAAGCCTTACGCCAACAGAAGCTGGAAGAAGGTTTCAGCTGGCAGGTCGGTGACCCAAGCTGGATTGCTGAACACAGCGGCATTTGCTGCATTGCCGATTTCCGCCGGCGGGATATTGCTGCGGGTGGTCAGGGCGCACCACTGGTTCCGGCGTTTCATCAGGAATGTCTTTCAGATTCAGCATCACCACGCATGGTTCTTAATATTGGTGGCATCGCCAACCTGACCGTTCTGGGTGAGCAACTGGCTGGGTTCGATTGCGGCCCCGGTAATGCCCTGATGGATGAGTGGTGCCAGTTACAGTGGCAACAACCACAGGACTTTAACGGCGAACGTGCCGCCACCGGAGCGGTTATCCCTGCCCTGCTGGAGCAATGGCAGCAGCAAGGTGAGATTCATACTTACCTGCAGCAGCCGCCACCTAAGAGCACTGGCCGAGAGCTATTTAATCTGGACCACCTGGCCATCAATACAGGCAACCATCATGAAGGTCATTATCACCCTGAAGATGTGCTTGCTACCTTATCCCAGCTAACGGCCAATACGATTGCTGATGCCGTGCGTCGTTTTGGTCATGCTGATGGCGACATTCTGGTCTGTGGTGGTGGCGTGCATAACCCGGATTTAATGCAACGTATCCGCGCAGCTTTGCCGGGTCACACCATTGATAGCAGTGCCGTGGCAGGTATTGATCCGGACTGGATGGAAGCGATGGCATTTGCCTGGCTGGCGTATCGTACTCTGAACCAGCTACCGGGGAATGCACCTAAGGTGACGGGCGCACAGGGCTTTCGAATCTTGGGTGGGATTTATCCAGCTTAG
- the tyrS gene encoding tyrosine--tRNA ligase — translation MTAALIDDLKARGLLNQATADEELVEHLQSGCRTLYCGFDPTADSLHIGSLVPLLTLKRFQQAGHKPIALVGGATGLIGDPSFKAAERKLNGPEVVAGWVEKLKKQVSAFIEFNDSENAADVVNNLDWVGNLNVLDFLRDVGKHFSVNNMIQKESVKQRIDREGTGISFTEFTYMLLQSYDFAELANRDACTLQIGGSDQWGNIVGGVDLARRMYGKQVFGLTLPLVTKSDGTKFGKTESGTIWLDSSKTSPYAFYQFWMNTADADVYKFLRYFTFLPIEKIEEIEAADADIQGRKTAQPILAEEVTRLVHGDSALESAKRITAALFSGDLVDLSEAELEQIKLDGLPSSDLSLDGLADIPMTSLFADCGMVKAGREVKDALGRNAVLVNNEAKGMEDNMKCADVFAADKALYGRFFLVKLGKKKYHLFEIQK, via the coding sequence ATGACTGCTGCGCTGATTGATGATTTAAAAGCCCGCGGCCTGTTAAACCAGGCAACCGCCGATGAAGAATTGGTAGAACATCTGCAAAGTGGATGTCGTACTCTTTATTGTGGCTTCGATCCAACCGCTGACAGTTTGCATATCGGTTCTCTGGTGCCTTTATTGACGCTGAAGCGTTTCCAGCAAGCTGGCCATAAGCCCATTGCCTTGGTGGGTGGTGCAACCGGTTTAATTGGTGACCCAAGCTTTAAGGCGGCCGAGCGTAAACTGAATGGCCCGGAAGTGGTGGCAGGTTGGGTTGAGAAGCTCAAAAAGCAGGTCAGTGCCTTTATTGAATTTAACGACAGTGAAAATGCCGCTGACGTTGTGAATAACCTGGATTGGGTTGGCAATCTGAACGTGCTCGATTTCCTGCGTGATGTCGGCAAGCACTTTTCTGTTAACAATATGATTCAGAAAGAATCCGTTAAACAGCGCATTGATCGTGAAGGTACCGGAATTTCATTTACTGAATTCACCTATATGTTGCTGCAATCCTACGACTTTGCTGAGTTAGCCAATCGTGATGCCTGTACGCTGCAAATTGGTGGCTCGGATCAGTGGGGTAATATTGTTGGTGGTGTTGATCTGGCGCGTCGTATGTATGGCAAGCAGGTGTTTGGCTTAACACTGCCGTTAGTGACCAAATCCGATGGCACTAAGTTTGGTAAAACTGAAAGTGGCACTATTTGGTTAGATTCCAGCAAAACGTCACCGTATGCGTTTTATCAGTTCTGGATGAACACTGCTGATGCCGACGTTTATAAATTCCTGCGCTACTTCACCTTCTTACCGATTGAAAAGATCGAAGAAATTGAAGCCGCAGATGCCGATATTCAAGGTCGCAAAACTGCACAGCCGATTTTGGCTGAAGAAGTCACTCGTCTGGTCCATGGTGATAGCGCGCTGGAATCCGCTAAGCGTATCACCGCAGCATTATTCTCCGGCGATCTGGTTGACCTGTCCGAAGCTGAGTTAGAGCAGATTAAACTGGATGGCCTGCCGTCCAGCGATTTGTCTCTGGATGGTCTGGCGGATATTCCGATGACATCGCTGTTTGCCGATTGCGGCATGGTGAAAGCAGGGCGTGAAGTTAAAGATGCGCTGGGTCGTAATGCCGTTTTGGTGAATAACGAAGCCAAGGGCATGGAAGACAACATGAAATGTGCTGATGTCTTTGCGGCTGATAAAGCTCTCTATGGCCGCTTCTTCCTGGTGAAGCTGGGTAAGAAGAAGTACCACTTGTTCGAAATTCAGAAATAA